One Cloacibacillus sp. DNA window includes the following coding sequences:
- a CDS encoding Fic family protein produces MKFLSSADTAKKWKISERAVRGYCAQGRVPEAFLTGKTWNIPETAEKPSRIPKARKAPATLLEYLRREKESGLSGGIYHKVQVDLTYNSNHIEGSRLTHDQTRYIFETNTIGVSDQAVNLDDVVETANHFRCIDMIIDNAARPLSESFILELHAALKSGTSGSRKGWFAVGKYKRMPNEVGGRGTAAPEEVPGRMRELLASYNSTEKKTLAELIDFHVRFEAVHPFQDGNGRVGRLILFKECLRNNIVPFIINEELKIFYYRGIREWDNERGYLIDTCLTAQDSFKEVLDYFRIPYKK; encoded by the coding sequence ATGAAATTCCTCTCTTCTGCCGATACAGCCAAAAAATGGAAAATCTCCGAACGTGCCGTGCGCGGCTACTGTGCGCAGGGACGTGTCCCCGAGGCTTTTTTGACCGGAAAGACATGGAACATTCCCGAGACGGCGGAGAAGCCCTCCAGAATTCCCAAGGCGCGGAAGGCACCGGCCACGCTGCTGGAATATTTGCGGCGTGAAAAAGAGAGCGGGCTTTCCGGTGGTATTTATCATAAGGTGCAGGTCGACCTGACCTATAACTCCAACCACATCGAGGGCAGCCGGCTCACTCATGACCAGACGCGATATATTTTTGAAACCAATACTATTGGCGTTTCGGATCAGGCCGTGAACTTGGATGACGTGGTGGAGACGGCCAACCATTTTCGCTGCATCGATATGATAATCGACAATGCGGCGCGCCCGCTGAGCGAGTCTTTCATCCTCGAACTTCATGCCGCGCTGAAAAGCGGAACCAGCGGCAGCCGTAAGGGCTGGTTCGCCGTCGGAAAGTACAAGCGGATGCCGAACGAGGTCGGCGGACGCGGGACCGCCGCTCCCGAAGAGGTTCCAGGGCGGATGCGCGAACTGCTGGCCTCTTACAACAGCACCGAGAAAAAAACGTTGGCGGAGCTCATTGACTTTCATGTGCGCTTTGAGGCCGTCCATCCGTTTCAGGACGGCAACGGGCGCGTCGGGCGGCTCATTCTTTTCAAAGAATGTCTCAGAAATAATATCGTGCCGTTTATCATAAACGAAGAGCTTAAAATATTCTATTATCGTGGGATACGCGAATGGGACAATGAACGGGGATATCTGATAGACACCTGTCTGACCGCGCAGGACAGCTTCAAAGAGGTGCTGGATTACTTCCGAATACCTTATAAAAAATAA
- a CDS encoding sodium-dependent transporter encodes MIDEKKRESFGSRIGFVLAAAGSAVGLGNLWKFPYIAGKNGGAAFLFIYIVIIVCIGVTAMMAEVLIGRMGRLNAADTFEKLGGKKWKPVGLAGILCTFIILSYYSVIGGWIVKYFFMSFTDLIEYAGAGKTGEIFGAFVSNPSQVIFYQGVFMLVTALVVLFGIKGGIERSCKIMMPMLFLAMIVLIIRAVTLPGAMSGIEFYLKPDFSKVTSETWLAALGQGFFSLSLGAGAIMIYGSYLPKTENIVSSVKQICFIDTAVAFLAGLMIFPAVFAFGAEPAAGPGLTFITVPTLFAKMSGGVVFAVIFFLLFFVAALTSSISLLECSTGYFVDHGMDRKLATLITAALIFLTGIPSAYSLSGGLKIGSRDFIDAAGYLTDSIMMPLCSMFCCIFVGWVLNRELVKREATSDGKIGFGSFNIWMMMVKFAAPAAILVIFFTGLKW; translated from the coding sequence ATGATAGACGAGAAGAAGCGAGAGTCTTTCGGGAGCCGTATCGGGTTTGTCCTCGCGGCGGCCGGGTCTGCGGTGGGGCTCGGCAATCTGTGGAAGTTCCCCTATATTGCGGGGAAGAACGGCGGTGCGGCCTTTCTCTTTATTTATATCGTGATAATAGTCTGCATCGGCGTCACCGCGATGATGGCGGAGGTGCTCATCGGGCGCATGGGTAGGCTCAACGCGGCCGATACCTTTGAAAAGCTCGGCGGTAAAAAATGGAAACCCGTCGGACTGGCGGGGATATTATGCACCTTCATCATTCTTTCATATTATTCGGTGATCGGCGGCTGGATCGTAAAGTATTTTTTCATGTCATTCACCGACCTAATAGAATATGCCGGCGCGGGAAAGACGGGAGAGATCTTCGGAGCCTTTGTCTCAAATCCATCCCAGGTCATTTTCTATCAGGGGGTATTCATGCTCGTCACGGCGCTTGTCGTATTATTCGGGATAAAGGGCGGTATCGAACGAAGCTGTAAGATCATGATGCCGATGCTTTTTTTGGCGATGATTGTTCTCATCATCCGCGCGGTGACGCTGCCGGGGGCGATGTCAGGAATAGAGTTCTATCTGAAACCCGATTTTTCCAAGGTAACCTCCGAAACTTGGCTCGCGGCTCTGGGACAGGGCTTTTTCTCGCTCTCGCTCGGAGCGGGCGCGATCATGATCTACGGCAGTTATCTGCCTAAGACGGAGAATATCGTCTCTTCGGTGAAACAGATCTGTTTCATTGACACGGCGGTCGCCTTTCTCGCGGGATTGATGATCTTCCCCGCCGTCTTCGCCTTCGGCGCGGAGCCGGCGGCCGGCCCGGGACTAACCTTCATCACCGTGCCCACTCTCTTCGCTAAGATGAGCGGCGGCGTAGTTTTCGCGGTAATATTTTTCCTGCTCTTCTTCGTCGCGGCGCTGACATCTTCGATATCGCTGCTTGAGTGCTCGACGGGATATTTCGTCGATCACGGCATGGACAGGAAGCTGGCGACGCTGATAACGGCGGCGCTGATATTTCTCACCGGCATTCCCTCCGCCTACTCGCTCTCCGGCGGACTCAAGATCGGCAGCCGCGACTTCATCGACGCCGCCGGTTATCTGACGGACAGCATCATGATGCCCCTCTGCTCGATGTTCTGCTGTATCTTCGTCGGCTGGGTCCTTAACAGGGAGCTCGTGAAACGCGAAGCGACAAGCGATGGCAAGATCGGCTTCGGCTCTTTCAATATCTGGATGATGATGGTTAAGTTCGCCGCCCCCGCCGCGATTTTAGTGATCTTCTTTACGGGGCTTAAGTGGTAG
- a CDS encoding prepilin-type N-terminal cleavage/methylation domain-containing protein codes for MKIKKSTGFTLVELLIVIIIIGVLAGGLLLSVGGSDKKAKEAACLGNREAIKTGWSIYKFAHSSNETLQEFINAKYHDQISNNDATCPSGGVYSDSDADGNVECSVHK; via the coding sequence ATGAAAATTAAAAAGAGCACCGGATTCACGCTTGTCGAACTGCTGATAGTGATAATTATAATCGGGGTGCTTGCGGGCGGATTATTGCTGAGTGTGGGCGGTTCGGATAAAAAGGCGAAGGAGGCGGCCTGCCTGGGGAACCGCGAAGCGATAAAGACGGGCTGGTCTATATATAAGTTCGCCCATTCGTCGAACGAGACATTGCAGGAATTTATAAACGCCAAGTATCACGACCAGATATCGAATAACGACGCGACATGCCCCTCCGGCGGCGTTTACAGCGACAGTGACGCCGACGGCAATGTTGAGTGCAGCGTACATAAATAA